The Canis lupus familiaris isolate Mischka breed German Shepherd chromosome X, alternate assembly UU_Cfam_GSD_1.0, whole genome shotgun sequence genome has a segment encoding these proteins:
- the TCEAL9 gene encoding LOW QUALITY PROTEIN: transcription elongation factor A protein-like 9 (The sequence of the model RefSeq protein was modified relative to this genomic sequence to represent the inferred CDS: inserted 1 base in 1 codon; substituted 1 base at 1 genomic stop codon), with the protein MKPCQKIEGKPENESEPKLEEEPKAEEKPEDEEEPEEEEKTEGTFREKLIQSLQEFKEDIHNRHFSKEDXLREVNEIDEIRRIRNKLIVVHWKVNQNHPXLYLM; encoded by the exons ATGAAACCCTGTcaaaaaattgaaggaaaaccagaaaatgaGAGTGAACCAAAGCTTGAGGAAGAACCAAAGGCTGAGGAAAAGCCAGAGGATGAAgaagagccagaggaggaggagaaaacagaaggaactTTTAGAGAAAAGCTGATTCAGTCTCTCCAGGaatttaaagaagatatacacaacAGGCATTTCAGCAAGGAAG TGCTTAGAGAAGTGAATGAAATAGATGAGATAAGGAGAATAAGAAACAAGCTTATAGTCGTGCATTGGAAGGTTAACCAAAACCATCCTTAGCTCTATTTAATGTAG